In the Hymenobacter sp. APR13 genome, CAAAGTCCGGCAGGAGTGGGGCCGCATGCCGGCCATGGACCTCACCGACATCTATTACAACAAGTTCCTCACCAACGGCCGCGAGCAGAGCTACTACCCTGACGCCAAGCCCGGGGAAGTGGTGCGCCTGCGCGTCATCAACGGCAGCGCCTCCTCCTACTTCTACCTGCAGTATGCCGGCGGCCCCATGCAGGTCATCGCCGCCGATGGCATCAACGTGGAGCCCTTTCCCGTCAGCAAGCTTGAAATTGCCACGGCCGAAACCTACGACCTGCTGGTGACCATTCCACCCGCGGGCGCGGCCGAACTGCGAGCCACCGCCAACGACATCACGGGCTACTCGTCCAGCTTCTTTGGAGCCGGCGAGCCGATGAAAGCGCCCGATTTGCCGCGCATTAACTACTTCCAGATGATGCGGGAAATGGGCAGCATGGGTAATATGACCGGTATGGACATGGGCGGCAACGGCCAGATGGACCCTAACGGCGGCATGAAGGGCATGGATATGAAAGGGGGCAGTGGGGAGATGAAAGGCATGAACATGCCGGCCGGCCGGCAGTCTACGCAGCCCGCGGACCCCTCTATGAAAGGGATGGATATGAAAAACGGAACCATGCCCGCCAGCACGGCCCCCTCTCCCCAAAACCGGCCCATGAACATGCAGGAAAAGAGCGGTAAGAGCATGGGCAATACGCAGGACATGGGTAGTATGGCCGGCATGGACATGGGCGGTGGAATGGCCGGCATGAGCATGGGGGGCGCGGGCGGCGACTTTAACTACAACCAGTTGCGGGCCCTGAATCCGACCACCCTGGATTCTACCCGGCAGTGGCGCGACATCAAGCTTACGCTCACCGGCAACATGCTGCGCTACATCTGGTCGTTTGACAACAAAACCTTGTCGGAAGCCGACAAAATTCCCATCCGCCGGGGTGAGAACGTGCGCATGACCTTCACCAACCTGACCATGATGCGCCACCCGCTGCACCTGCACGGGCACTTCTTCCGCCTGGTCAACGCCCAGGGCGCTTACTCGCCCATGAAGCACACCTTCGACATCCCGGCCATGGGCACGGTGACCATCGAATTTGAGGCCAACGAGTACCAGGACTGGTTTTTCCACTGCCACATCCTCTACCACATGATGGCCGGCATGGCCCGCATCATCAGCTACGACGCCAGCCCCCAGAACGAGTACGCGAAGGGGAATTACAAGATGCTTAAGCGCGAGGACAATGCGGTCTACCCCTGGCTCGATTTATCGGTCCACTCTCAGGGGGCCTTCCTGGAAGGCAATCTTTCCAATAACCGCAACGCGCTGGAATTCGAGGGCCGGGTCAATTACCAGGGAAACTACGAAACCGAAACCCACTTGCTGCGCTACCTCGATAAGCGGCAATTCTGGGCGGCCTTCGTGGGCTATGATTTTCGGGACAACAAGACGTTACGTGGGTCGCCCCTGGAAAAAGGCCGTCCTCGAGACAACAACATCAATTTCCGCCGGCAAACCGAACTCGGCGTGTACTATCTGCTCCCCCTACTTGTGCGCGCAGAGTTACGCTCTGATCTGACTGGTCAGGTGCGTCTGCAACTCGAGCGCCGGGATTTGCCCCTGAGTAATAATGTGTTTATGGACATCCGGGGCAACACGGACCGGGAGTTTACGCTCGGCTTCCGCTACATGGTCAGCAAGTACGCCTCGCTGAGCACCAACTACGATAACCAGTATGGCTGGGGCGCCGGTCTGACCTTTCATTACTAGCAAAGCGCCCCTCAAGAGCGTTGCTTTGCCCGCTGCCTCCTGAGCCGCTACTTGAGTGGTCTATCCTGGCGCGGCTGATTTACCCCATTATGTACATTCGCAAGCACATTCATTGGCGCGTTATCTGGCGCCATTCCTGGAAGGACGTGCTCCTTTTCCTGACTTACGATCTGCTCTTGGCCGTACTCTACGGACCGCTGCACTGGCATTGGCTGGACGTGCCCTGGCAGCTGGTCAGCATCGTGGGCGTGGCCGTGTCGTTCTACGTGGGCTTCAAGAACAGCAGCTCTTACAACCGCTTTTCCGAAGCCCGCCAGCTGTGGGGCGGGATTGTCAACCGCAGTCGCAGCTGGACGATGCTGGTGCTGGGCCATACCCAGCCGGCCAACCTGGTGACGACCACCCTAGCGCAGCTGGCGTTTCAGCGACAACTGGTGTACCGGCAGCTGGCCTGGGTCAATGCGCTACGCCTGCACCTGCGTCGTCAGCCTGAGCGCTGGCAGGCGGAGGTGGCACCCCTGCTCGACCCGGCCGAGGCCACGCAGCTGCAACAGCTGGCCAATCCACCCGCTCAGCTGCTGCTGCGGCAAACGCAGGCCCTGCGCGAGGCCGAAGGGCTGTTCAGTGAGTTGCAGCTGCGTACTCTGTGTGAAGAGCTACGCGAGATGACCAACCTGCAGGGCGGCTGTGAGCGCATCAAGAATACGCCGTTTCCCCGGCAGTATGCTTTTTCCAGTCTGGTGTTCGTGTGGCTCTTTATTGCCCTACTGCCCCTGGGCTTGCTGGCCGAATTCGAGAAGCTGGGTCATGGCCACTACTGGCTGACCGTGCCGTTCTCCGTGCTGGTATCCTGGGTGTTCATCACCATTGAGCTGGTGGGCCACATCAGCGAGGACCCGTTTGAGAACCGCATGAACGACGTGCCCATGACGGCGCTCTGCCGCAGCATCGAGATTGATTTGCGCCAGATGCTGGGCGAACAGCAGGTGCCCGCGCCCGTGCAAGCTGAACATGGCATACTTTACTAGCCGCCCGTACTACACCCTGCTTTCTCCTTGCGCCTGACAGAAAGGTCCATATCCCTACGGACTGTAGCTACTCCACCTGCTAAAAGGTGTTTAAAGTTAGAAGATTGACAACCGAGGGAAGCTTGCCAAGTCAAACCGGTTCACCGGTCCGGCTTCGGGTGCGTAGGCTGTTGCGGCCAGGGCTTGTAAGCCGGTCTACCTGCGGTGGCAACTAGAGCAGGCAGGCAGGTAGGCCTGATATCGGATACACCATCCCCGGAATTTGTTGCATAGTTTATCCTTAGGCAACCGGGAAGGGAGCGTAACGCGAGTAGCTCTATAGCAAGCTTCTTTTTTCGCGTATTGTTTTTACTATTGACCCTTCCCTATATGAAGATCAACCAGCTTGAAAATGTAGTGTGTAGACTGGCTGCCAGGGGGGCCAACGTATCAAGGGCAGAGATAACCAATGGTTGGCAGCAGTTGGCACCCCGCCTCGATGCACTGCAACTATCTGCTCGGAGTGGTGAGCAGGTAACTCAACACTACGTGGACCGGCCGGGGCCGCACGGCAGTCTGTCGAGTAAGGAAAAAACGGTGCTGGCTCCCCTTGCCCCCTGAACGCAGGCAAGGGGTGGACAGCATTACTGACAGGATTGTAGCAGTGCCGTTACGCTGAGCGTAGCAGTAGCATCGGTGGTATAGTTGTCATTGTTCACGCACACGTAGAGACGGCGGGTACCGGCCGGCAGCGCAAGGGGGCGGGTTTCCTGGGGGGTATTTTCTGCTGCCCGAAAGCACACTTTGTCCCGGGTAATGGTGCCCTTGGTAGCGAGAAACTGCTGGGCCGCGCGCTCGTCGGGGGTAATGTACCAGTGACATTTGGTGCTCACCGTGGGCGGAGCATTGTTGCCTTGCTTGGTCAGGGCCGTGGCCGCGGTGCTCAGCAGGGTGGGGGCCGCAGTTCCCCCACTGCTGGCCACGGCTGCCACCGCCAGCGCCGTTGACCAGGAAATAGGAGGCTGGCCTTCGTCGCGCACGTCCAGCTTATAGATAATGCCGACCGTGCCGACCGGCAGGTCTACCGTGAATACTTTCCGGCTGGTGTGCATGCAGTTGCTGCAGTGGAGGGAAGCCGTGCTTAAGGGCAGCGCGTCCTGCAGCACGGATGTACACTTGATTTCGCGGCCGTCCTCATGCCAGCTGCGAAAATCAGCTTGTTGTACGCCATTCACGTACGTTCCGCGAAAACTCATCTGGCCGTTTTCGTGCCAGCCGCAGCACAGCCCGGTGGGCTTGTCCGGGGCTTCACTGGCCATTTTTCCTTCCCACTGTTTTTTCCAGGAAGGATAGAAGTAGTCGCGCACGGTGCCCACCGTTTTGCCGGCAGCATCATGGCGGGCAATCCGAGCATAGGAAACCTCTTCCAGGGTCTCGGTGCGCTCCCAGTCACGGTCAAAATACACGGTGTCGGCCGGCGGTAAGTTGACAGCTGCCGGCTTGGGTCGCTGGGCCAGCACGGGCAGGCAAATAAAGCAGAACAAGGCGTGTAGAAAGTAATGTTTTGCCATACAGGAATAGGAGGTAGAACAAGCCAAAATGCGGTAGGTAAATATACCGGGCTGCCGACTATTCACGGCTTTGACCCACACAGAAAAGGGGGTACTCAACGGAGCACCCCCTTTCGCGTAATTGGTAGGACGCTGTTTAAAGCGTGAGGCCCAGCCCCGCAAACCAGGTGCGGCCGTCGGCGGGCAGGATGCCAGGGCCGGGGTAGCCACCCGAGCGCCGGGTAAAGTAGCGCGCGTCGAACACGTTATTCACGCCCCCGCTCAGCCGGTAGCGGTTGTCGCGGCCCAGCTTCCAGGTAGCGGAAAGGTCAGCGACCTGGTAAGCCGGGATGACGCCGGTCTGGGCACTAGCCGGGGCAGTCTCCGTGTTACTGGCATCCGCATACACTTTGGCGACGTGGCTGAACTGCCCAGTAATGGACACGCCCTTGTGGGCGAAAGTCAGACCCGTGCGCAGGGTCTGACGCGGGGCATTCTCCACGTAGTTGCCCTTCAGGTTGGTTTCCACGATTTGGGTGCTGGTGCCCGTGCCCGTGAGCGTGGTCACGGGCAGGTTCCCGTAGCGGGCGTCCAGCAGGCTGAGCGCGGCGAATAGATCCAGGTGGGGTAGGTTGACGTTGCTGGTCAGCGAGTGAAGTAGGTCCAACTCGGCATAGGCTTCCAAGCCGTGGGTCTGGGTACGGCCCAGGTTGGTTCGAAACTGTTGGGTCTGGCCAGTCGTGCCACCGGGTACGGGACGACGGATGACACCGATACGGTCCTCGTAGTTGAGGAAGAAGTAGCCTACGTCGAAACGCAGCCAGGTCCGGAAGCTGCCGCGGTAGCCCACCTCCGCCGTATAGCCGCGGGCATCCTGCAGGTTGGGGTCGATGACATCCGAGGTAGCTGGTGGCACCAGGTCACCGAACAGCACGGGACGGAAGGCGCGGGAATAGTTGGCGTACAGATTGGTCGTGGGCGACAGCTGGAATTCGGTGCCCAGACCGTAGAGCAGCACGTTGCGGCGGCTGGCCTGGTCAGCAAGGCGGTTTTTCGTCCCATCGGCCGCCCGGCCCAAGTAGCCGCTGCCGGTATTGCGCAGGTAATCATAGCGCAGCCCAGGGGTAACGCTCAGCCGCGTACCGGCGCGGAGCAGTAACTCGGCAAACGCTGCGGCATTGGTAGTCGTGAAATCAAACTCGTTGGTGAAGCGCCCATTACCGGTTAATGTCAGGTCGAAGTCCGACCCGGTGGTGCCCGTACCACGCTGGCGACGGGAGGTGGTGGCGCGGTAGGCCCGCAGGCCCGAGGCCAGCGTGTGGGTGCGGCCCAGGAAACGGACCTCCTGCGTCAGCCGCAGCTCGGCGCCAAGGTTGCGGTAGTCGTCGCGGTCCACCTGGCGGGCGGCGAACTGCCGGGTGCGGCGGTTTACCGTGTCGGGCGCGGGTAGACCAGCCACGAAGCCTACGCTGTTGCGGGAGGCCACCAGGCCAAAGGTTTTCACGCTCAGGCGGGTCCGCTCGCCGGCCTGGTAGTCCAGCTTCAGCGCCGGAATCAGCCAGGGAGTGCTCAGCCAGTTGCGGGCGCGGGTACTTTGGCGGCTATCCTGAGCAAACTGCGCATCGGTCAGGCCGCCCGGCTGCTGGAGTTTATCGGTCAAATAGCTGACTTCCGCGCCCAGCGTCAAACGCTTGGTCAAGGCCACGTGTACGTTGGCATGCACATCGTCGACGGTGAACTGATTAAAGGGACGCCAGCCGTCGCCCTGTCGGTGGCGGTAATATGCATAGTAGTTCACTTTGCCTACCGTGCCACCTACGGCGTTGTAGGAGTTGAACAGGCCGTTGGAGCCAGCTGTATTGCTGGTTTCCACCTCCACCTTTTTATCCTGGGGACCACGTTTGAGCTCGTAGTTGAGCAGACCACCAAACTGGGGTCCAAACTGCAGGCCGGCCCCGCCGCGCAGCAGCTGAATGCGCTCCACCGCTTCCATCGGCGGATTGTAATAGGCCTCGGGGTAGCCAAAGGCGTCGGCGCTCATGTCGTAGCCGTTCTGCCGGGTGTTGAACTCCCAGCTACGATTAGGGCTCAGGCCCCGGGTGGCAATGTTAATTTGCTGACCGGATCCGTCGTTTTCCCACACCATCAGGCCGGGAACGCGGGCCAGCACCTGCCGCACATTGTTCTGAGCCAGGTTGGCATTCACGTCGCGCGGCCTGATAAGCTCGTTGCGGCGGCCGGCCGTGAGCGTGGTGCCCTCAACGGGAGCGGCGAAATGGGGAGCCGTGCCGGTAACGGTGACCTCGCTCAGCTTCTGGTGATGCGTAGTGTCGGGCGCCGGCAGCCGCTGGGCCAACCCGGGCTGGGAAATAATAGAAAAAGCAAAGCTGGTCAGTAGGCCAGCCATGGTCGGGTAAAAAGAACAGCTCATTAGGAGACTTCAGGTGGAATAGTGGCACAAAGGTATATTTGTTTAGAAAGATTATAAATAACACTAATCACCCTGGTTACTTACATAATTTCCAGCCATGAGGGGTAATCTTTCGCCCGGGAAGGCCTCGGGCACTGCGGGGCGCGCTACATGGCCCGGATGAATGGGTAGCTTAGGCAAACGGCAGCACCAGATCCGTGCGTATGGCCGGGGGAAAGCGCGACTGCGTCGCATCCTCTGCCTACAAGCCTCGCCAGTACAGTAGTGGGGACGCAGCCGCCCGCCCGGTACTTCTCATTAACGAAAGCCAAAGCCGACGCCTAACGCTACGAAAGCGGCCGGCATGAGGCCCCAAGCTATCATCATGGTCGTTGCCACAAAGAAGGGCAGGGCGCGGATCAAGCCTTCAGAAGACTTTTGGGAATGCAACAGGCTCCTTTCTGCCTATTCACTTACCCTTCTCACGGGCTAGGAGCCGCTTTAGCCAGCTGCGCAAGGCATAGATACGGGAGTTGAGGTAGCACGCGCGGCAGTGGCTGAAGATCCACAAGCAATCCACCGTATCCGTGAACAGGTGGAACAGCAGGCCTACGGCGGCAATCCGCGTGACTGGTAGCAGGAGCAGCAGCGTATACACCGGGATGGCATAAAAAGAGTGGAGCGGGTGATACCCGATGCTGCAGCGCAAGGGGTCGAAGATAGGCTTGGCCAGCAGGTGGTCCAGGTCCATGATCATGGTGGCAAGCATGATCAGGTAGGCGGTTTGCCACACCGCGGGAAAGAAAACAAGCGCCAACACAGCCGGAAAAAGAAAGTGCAGCCCATAATGCACCAACGTTTGGACGCTGAAGAACTTGGGGGAGGCGTACTGCCGGGGCCTGCGCGAAACCAAGGGCTGAGTGGTGCCACTTACCGTGTCCCTAATCGTTGGCTTGGGCTGAAAGCTACCCAGCCGATTCGGCTGCCCCCTTTTTTTCGAAGAAGGGTGGGCCGAAGTGTTTGTGGTCGCAGGCTGGACTTCAGGCTGTACCCGCTTCTGCGGCGCAGAGGGGAGCTCAGGAGCTAGGAGGGAGTTCGCCGTGTCGCAGTGCTGTACCGGCCGCGGGGAGTGGTACCCGGCAGTAGCCGCAAACTTGGGGGGCAGAGCGGATGACCGGCAACCAGCAAGCGCCAACATCAGGCCGGCGGCGCTATAGCGAATGAAGCTGAAAACAGGCAAGAGAAGCTAGGAAACGTGTTGGGGACGAGTAAACAGGCTTATCCCGAGCAACCATCCTGCGGGCGGCCTCGTGGCTCGGCACCATCGAAGCAGCATAGTTGAAGATGGAATCATCCGTTTTGAGCGGGGCATCCAATGTCGTTACCCTGCTTGCTACGATGCCTATGTCCTTACCGGGCTTAAAATACCCAGGTCGTGAACAGATTGCTGCTATCCCCTCCAGGCAAGAACGGCAACACAGAGTCGGCTATTCGGTGGGAATGACTAGGTGAGCTTACGCACTTTGCCCGTGCATCGTGTGGCCGATTTACTTGCATAATTTCCAGGTCCTGAACTGCCTCGAGGCAGCGTGGCGGTTTAAAAAAATCATTCGGCCAAACTGAGAAGTATACACGAACAGGAAAGGCGGTGATTAAGCACTGCACTCCTCTCACGGATGGGGTATAATTCACCGTTGCTCGATAGATAGGCCTGCAAACAGTGCTCTTCGTTTGCCAGCCGGTCAGGCAACGGGTTGTCGAAGGTGGCAATGCCCCGAGCAATACGGGCAACACTAGGAGCAGGCTACCATGGGCCTCCGTTCATAGCATGGAGTGTTGCCAGAAACATATTTTATATTTTTAGAAACGATTTTCAATATTTCAGAAACGATTTTCGTATATTTGAGTACGTATAAAGCACTCATGTTCACAGAAATCATAAAAATCATTGAAGGCGGCCTCAACAAGGATTCGCAGAAGGTGCTTAGTTACGCCACGCTGCTAGCCGAAAACCTCCGCAAAGCCGGTGACACGAAAGCGGCTGACCGCATCCTGCGCGCCTTGCACAGCAAGCAGGCCCAGCCCGTGTACCTCGACCAGCTTTTGACCGCTCCGGTTGATCAGGAGACCCGCATGAATATTGCTGACCTGGTGATGCCCCAGCCAGGGTTGGAGCTGCCAGTTATTCTTTCTGATAACCTGCGCCATAAGCTCGACGGCTTTGTGAATCGATTGCAGCATCGTTCTGAACTCCAGGCCGCGGGCGTAGCTCCGCAGGCTTCTCTCTTACTCTACGGCCCCCCCGGCGGCGGCAAGACCACCATTGCCCATTACATCGCTCAGCAAATGCACCTCCCGCTGGTGGTGGCTCGGCTCGACTCGCTGGTTTCCTCGCTGCTGGGTAACACGGCCAAGAACATCCGCAAAATTTTCGAATTCGCCAGTCGCCAGCCCTGCATCCTGTTTTTGGATGAGTTTGATGCCATCGCCAAGGCCCGGGACGACCAGCACGAGCTCGGGGAACTGAAGCGGGTGGTCAACAGCTTGCTGCAAAACATTGATGAGTTTGTGGAATCCAACATCCTGATCGCGGCCACCAACCATCAGGAATTGCTGGATAAGGCCATTTGGCGCCGGTTTAACAGCATCATCGACGTGTCCCTGCCCCAGCCGACCGACATTCAGCGTCTGCTACAGCTATTTCTGAAGTCCGTGGAGTTGGGATTTGACCTGGACAGCAAAAAAGGGGAGGCCCTGGCCGAACTGCTACAGGGCAACAGCCCGGCCGACATCAAGTCCATCTGTCAGAATGCCATTGCTCAGAACGTGCTGGCCAAAAAGCCAAAGCTGGAGTACGAACACCTGCTGCTGCAATTCTACTACTACAAGCACCATGAAGCAGCCTCTCAGGAAGCCCTGCTCGGCTTTTTGAGTGCCCATGGGGTATCACAGGCCGCTATTGCGGAGTTACTCGACATTTCTCTACGCCAGGTGCGCAACTACTTTAATCCGAAAGGCTAGGTATGGAACCCAAGAATCTTCCCATTAAGCTGTTCAGCAAGCGCGGCACCCAGGACGAGCGCAAAACCGAAGCTGGGGGCGGCGGCCCCCAACCCAGCTGGCTATTGCCCGAAGACATACTGGAAGCCCGGGCCACCGAGTTTCGGCAATCATTGGGCGCTACGGCCCAATCTATTGCTGCGCGGCGGCCGGAGCGCAGCTTTATTCCGGCCGTGGTACAGGTAACAGTGCGGGAAGATGCCATGGCCAAGTCACACCGGGGCGAGGTAGGTAAACTCTTCAACCGCAAGGAAGAATACAACTTCATCGGGCTGTCCGAAGACCTGGACTTCCTGGTAAAAGTGGACTCGCCGGAGCACGTGGCCTTCATCGACCATAACCTGGAGCGCCCGCTGGCTTTCTCCATCGGTTTATCCGCCATTGACGAGATTCGACCATTTCAGCCGCGCATTGATTTACCCCAGGATACCTCCACGCCGTTAAAAGTCAAGCTGGTGAATTATCAGGATCGGCAAATGAATGCCCAGGTGGAAAGTGCCTTTGAGCAAACCCTGCGCGAGGGCCAGGTTGCCTACCGTAAAACCCGCTACACTTCCGGGTTGACCGTTTTCAAGCTGGAGCATGTCCGGCCCGATACCCTCGTGACGGTGCAAGAGTTTGAGGCGCTGTATTCGATCGACCCCATGCCGGCTTACCGCATCACGCTCGACGAGCTGAGCAGTGGCCTGGAACTGCCGGTAAAAACCCCGGTGCCGGGACAGGATTACCTGACCGTAGGCGTACTGGATTCTGGCATCGCCCCCATTCCCCACTTGGCCCCGTGGCTGGATTCGCGGCGTTACTCGGCCTACAACGAACCGGAAGTGGACCGTTCCCACGGCACCTTCGTAGCCGGTGTGCTGCTCTACGGCGACGAGCTGGAGCAGCGCAGCTGGGTGGGGGTGGGGGAATTCAAGCTGCTCGATGCCACCGTGTTTCCGCGGCCGGGGCTGGAAA is a window encoding:
- a CDS encoding TonB-dependent receptor family protein yields the protein MAGLLTSFAFSIISQPGLAQRLPAPDTTHHQKLSEVTVTGTAPHFAAPVEGTTLTAGRRNELIRPRDVNANLAQNNVRQVLARVPGLMVWENDGSGQQINIATRGLSPNRSWEFNTRQNGYDMSADAFGYPEAYYNPPMEAVERIQLLRGGAGLQFGPQFGGLLNYELKRGPQDKKVEVETSNTAGSNGLFNSYNAVGGTVGKVNYYAYYRHRQGDGWRPFNQFTVDDVHANVHVALTKRLTLGAEVSYLTDKLQQPGGLTDAQFAQDSRQSTRARNWLSTPWLIPALKLDYQAGERTRLSVKTFGLVASRNSVGFVAGLPAPDTVNRRTRQFAARQVDRDDYRNLGAELRLTQEVRFLGRTHTLASGLRAYRATTSRRQRGTGTTGSDFDLTLTGNGRFTNEFDFTTTNAAAFAELLLRAGTRLSVTPGLRYDYLRNTGSGYLGRAADGTKNRLADQASRRNVLLYGLGTEFQLSPTTNLYANYSRAFRPVLFGDLVPPATSDVIDPNLQDARGYTAEVGYRGSFRTWLRFDVGYFFLNYEDRIGVIRRPVPGGTTGQTQQFRTNLGRTQTHGLEAYAELDLLHSLTSNVNLPHLDLFAALSLLDARYGNLPVTTLTGTGTSTQIVETNLKGNYVENAPRQTLRTGLTFAHKGVSITGQFSHVAKVYADASNTETAPASAQTGVIPAYQVADLSATWKLGRDNRYRLSGGVNNVFDARYFTRRSGGYPGPGILPADGRTWFAGLGLTL
- a CDS encoding bestrophin family protein → MYIRKHIHWRVIWRHSWKDVLLFLTYDLLLAVLYGPLHWHWLDVPWQLVSIVGVAVSFYVGFKNSSSYNRFSEARQLWGGIVNRSRSWTMLVLGHTQPANLVTTTLAQLAFQRQLVYRQLAWVNALRLHLRRQPERWQAEVAPLLDPAEATQLQQLANPPAQLLLRQTQALREAEGLFSELQLRTLCEELREMTNLQGGCERIKNTPFPRQYAFSSLVFVWLFIALLPLGLLAEFEKLGHGHYWLTVPFSVLVSWVFITIELVGHISEDPFENRMNDVPMTALCRSIEIDLRQMLGEQQVPAPVQAEHGILY
- a CDS encoding multicopper oxidase domain-containing protein: MRLFALLLFLLGSLSLAAQTPQHQAMPKSKAANGPATPPPDQDLRGHVVAPRTGHAGHRVEYDLYVDEREVSYTGKTRLAIAINGQIPAPTLRFTEGDTAIIRVHNQMSVETSIHWHGLLLPNDQDGVPYLNTAPIEPGGMHTFTFPLIQSGTYWYHSHTMLQEQNGLYGSIVIQPKQVKYELKEYVLLLSDWTDHPPKEVLRYLKRAGEWFAVQKGATQSYGEAIAAGYFKDKVRQEWGRMPAMDLTDIYYNKFLTNGREQSYYPDAKPGEVVRLRVINGSASSYFYLQYAGGPMQVIAADGINVEPFPVSKLEIATAETYDLLVTIPPAGAAELRATANDITGYSSSFFGAGEPMKAPDLPRINYFQMMREMGSMGNMTGMDMGGNGQMDPNGGMKGMDMKGGSGEMKGMNMPAGRQSTQPADPSMKGMDMKNGTMPASTAPSPQNRPMNMQEKSGKSMGNTQDMGSMAGMDMGGGMAGMSMGGAGGDFNYNQLRALNPTTLDSTRQWRDIKLTLTGNMLRYIWSFDNKTLSEADKIPIRRGENVRMTFTNLTMMRHPLHLHGHFFRLVNAQGAYSPMKHTFDIPAMGTVTIEFEANEYQDWFFHCHILYHMMAGMARIISYDASPQNEYAKGNYKMLKREDNAVYPWLDLSVHSQGAFLEGNLSNNRNALEFEGRVNYQGNYETETHLLRYLDKRQFWAAFVGYDFRDNKTLRGSPLEKGRPRDNNINFRRQTELGVYYLLPLLVRAELRSDLTGQVRLQLERRDLPLSNNVFMDIRGNTDREFTLGFRYMVSKYASLSTNYDNQYGWGAGLTFHY
- a CDS encoding toxin-antitoxin system YwqK family antitoxin; translated protein: MAKHYFLHALFCFICLPVLAQRPKPAAVNLPPADTVYFDRDWERTETLEEVSYARIARHDAAGKTVGTVRDYFYPSWKKQWEGKMASEAPDKPTGLCCGWHENGQMSFRGTYVNGVQQADFRSWHEDGREIKCTSVLQDALPLSTASLHCSNCMHTSRKVFTVDLPVGTVGIIYKLDVRDEGQPPISWSTALAVAAVASSGGTAAPTLLSTAATALTKQGNNAPPTVSTKCHWYITPDERAAQQFLATKGTITRDKVCFRAAENTPQETRPLALPAGTRRLYVCVNNDNYTTDATATLSVTALLQSCQ
- a CDS encoding AAA family ATPase, with the translated sequence MFTEIIKIIEGGLNKDSQKVLSYATLLAENLRKAGDTKAADRILRALHSKQAQPVYLDQLLTAPVDQETRMNIADLVMPQPGLELPVILSDNLRHKLDGFVNRLQHRSELQAAGVAPQASLLLYGPPGGGKTTIAHYIAQQMHLPLVVARLDSLVSSLLGNTAKNIRKIFEFASRQPCILFLDEFDAIAKARDDQHELGELKRVVNSLLQNIDEFVESNILIAATNHQELLDKAIWRRFNSIIDVSLPQPTDIQRLLQLFLKSVELGFDLDSKKGEALAELLQGNSPADIKSICQNAIAQNVLAKKPKLEYEHLLLQFYYYKHHEAASQEALLGFLSAHGVSQAAIAELLDISLRQVRNYFNPKG
- a CDS encoding DUF6122 family protein; this translates as MHYGLHFLFPAVLALVFFPAVWQTAYLIMLATMIMDLDHLLAKPIFDPLRCSIGYHPLHSFYAIPVYTLLLLLPVTRIAAVGLLFHLFTDTVDCLWIFSHCRACYLNSRIYALRSWLKRLLAREKGK